The Stigmatella ashevillena genomic sequence CGCCCTCCCACGCCGAGGGACGCTTCCGCAGCGCTGCCGCCAGCCGGAGGTTTCCCTGCTCGTCTTGATAATTGTTCGAGCGGACCCAGGCCAGCAGCGCGCCCTTCGGCATCTCCACGGGTGCGGGCGGCCGAAGCACATGGGTCCACAGGTTCTCGCTGGCAGACCGCGCCACCGGGAGCACGGTCTGGATATCGGAGTCATCGGTGAAGTTGGGGGCTCGCGGCGTCTGGTGGCACGCGAAGCAACCGTTGTGGCGTCGGCCGCCGGGCGTGTCCTGCGTCACCGCGTAGCATTGGGCAGGCAGGTAGGCCGCCCGGTTCGAGAGCAGAGGGGGCTCCCGCATGGATGAAGCCTCGGAGGAGACCGGCGGCGCGGCGGGCGCAACCTCGGGTCCTTGCCTCGATCCCGAGCGCCAGAACCCCGCGGCTGCTCCAAGCGCCAACACCACCAGGATCCACATCCACCCTTCGAGCCTTCGAGCCATGACCCGTCCCCCGTCAGTCCATCGCCGGGAACGGGCCGATGTATCCCGCGTACGACTGCCTCACGCCCAGATCCGCCCCCACTTTGTCCGTGTCGGACTCGCCGTAGGGATGTTGGATCTGCGTCTTGATGTACGCGTGCCCACCGATGTTCGGGAAGAAGTAGACGCCCGTCGTCTCCGAGCCGTAGGGCGTGGAGAAGATGCGGGTCAGCGAGCGCGTCACCACGTTGTAGGCCCACACCATGTCGTTCTGATGGCCATCGGTGCTGTCCTCGCCGATGAGCAGGGTGTCGTACCCTTCGATGAACGTCAGGTTGTCGGGATTGGCGATGCCATTCACGCTGCAAACATTTCCAATGGCCGGCTGGGCCACCCCACTGCTGTCCGGGAGCGTGAAGGACGGAGCGAAGTAAGGGCTGTTGCTCGGGTAGAGGCTGGCGCCGGGCGCCTTCAGCCACACGCCCTCGATGAGGGACGAGGCGGACTCCGCGACGTACTCGCTGCCGACCTCCGCGTTGCGCGAGACGACGAGCTCATACACGCCTCCGCAGTAATTCTCGGCGAGCTGCACGTGGTTGGGCCCACCGACATCCCGCGATGAGTTGTCGATCATCCCATTGTTCATCTCGCTGAAGGCGACGTAGAGCCGGTTCGTGGCCGGGTTGAAGGTGATGCCCTCCGTCTTGCGGAACTCGGTGGTCGCGCCCACGTCGGCCGCATAGCGGCGGCTCTCCAGGCGAGAGGCCGCCAGCTCCTGGCCGGTCTTCAACTTCAGGCACTCCCGGCCCGTCTCGGTGTTGATGGCGCGGAACCCGGAGGCCGCCCCCGGGCAGGTGCCATCCGTGGCCTGGGGCTCGGTCTCGAAGATCTGGGAGAACTGGATGCCGGTGTCGATGAGCGCCTTGACCTGTGCATCCGTCGCGCTGGGCCCCAACGGAATCCAGTAGAGGTCCGCCCGGCCCCACGGCTCCTTCGCCGGACTGGTCTGGAACCAGCGCGCCGCGTAGAGCTGGCCCTCGGAGAGATCTCCCGCGGTCTTCGCCACGAACATGTAGAAGGCATCGTTCGTGCCGTCATCGCTCAGGTAGACCGTGCGACGGTCCGGCATCACATACGCCAGTTCGAGCGCGCGGCGGCCCGACGCGTAGTGCTTCTTGACGGTGGTCGAGCCCGCCCCGTCGACCGCGACCTCGACCACATACCCATAGCGGTAGGGGTGGTACGCCGCCTTCGCCTCCGCCAGGGAGGCGGTGGCCGCATCGAGCCCCCAGTAACGGAGCATGGAGCGCTCCGAAGCGCTGAGGCCGCTCACGGCCGTGGCGTTCTCGTACAGGCGCGCATCCGCGGGGTACTCCTCGCTGCCCAGGTGCGTGTTCCACGGAGACACGGAGCCAGCGCACGGGGTCCAGAGCCCATCCACACCGGAGAAGTCGATGGGCCGGGTGCTGGTGGCCGTGAGCTTGCCGTCCGTCTCCTGGCGCAGCTCTGAGAGATACATCGCCGCCGGCGTGGTCTCGAAGTGGGTGACCTCGAAGAGCTTGCCTCCCACCTGGAGAAGCGAAGAGAAGTCATTGGACGGAGAGATGAGGTCCGAGCCGTCCTGGGCCTTCACCGGCGCCCCGTCCTTCTTCGTCAGACGCCCGAAGACTTGCGAGGTCAAGGACTGGCCGCTGCGCAGCACCGCCTCGAACCGGATCGCCACGTCCTTCCCGTTCACGTTTGCCTTCGTGCTGGCATAGGCGGCACGCTTCTCGGCGTCCGTGACCGCCGCGGGGATGGGCGTGAAGTGGAGCGTCTTCCCCTGACCCGCGGGCCCTTCAGGCCCTTGGGGCCCCTGCGGGCCCGTCGTCCCGGGCGTGCCATCGGCCCCGGGCGTTCCCGGGGCTCCCGCGATGCCCTCTTTCCCCTCATCGCCACTGCACGCGGAAAGCGCGAGCACGGTCATGGAGGCCACCATCAGGCGCCCTGTCCGGAACGCCCACTTCGAACGGCCATGTCGCATTCTGTCCTCACCTCGATGAGTCATCAGGCGAGGCACGGTACAGATCGCTCATGGCACGTGAGCAACATGTTCGTGCCGCGCACGACACGGAGGGAGAACGAGCAGCAATCCCCCGGCACGGCCTCGCCCATCACATCCCGGATCTGCCCTCTCTTTCTGAATGTGGACCTGAAGCGGGCGCGGGCGTGGTGCCCGTGCAATCCCCCGTCGAACAGGCCGCACGGAGGCCTGTAATGAAAACGAAGGCAAAGAAGCAGGCGCAGCAAGGTGGCAAGCAACCCTTCTTCGCACGGCTGCTCGAGGCGCAGGAACTCGACCAGGCCGCGGGCGGTAAGCAGGTGATCACCACGAAGAAGTTTCCCTCGGATTCGGACGAGGTGATGGTCACCCTGAAGTACCCCTCGGACAGCGACGAAGGCTACGCTCGCTGAGTGCCTCGGACAGCATTTCCACGCCCATGCCCCCCGCTCGCGGCACCGTCCTGCTTCTCACCCACAGCCGGGACCACTACACGGTCGACCGGGTAGCGCAGGCGCTGTCGCGGCGGGGAGCACGTCCGGTGCGCATCGACACGGACGGCTTTCCCTCGGTCCTGACGCTGACCTCGCGGCTGGGACCGAGTGGGGCGGACGTGGCCTTGCGCACGGCCACGGGAAAGCGGCGAGGCCAAGACATCCGCGCGGTCTGGCTGCGGCGACTCGCGCCCCCCCGGCTGGATGAAGCATTGGAGCCTGTCTGGCGCGACGGGTGCCTCCGTGAATCCCTCGCGGCGTTCGAGGGATTTCTCGACGGCCTGGAGGCAGCAGGCTGCAGCTTCATCAACCCGCTCGCCGCCGAGCAGATCGCGCACAACAAGCTGCATCAGCTCCGAGTGGCCCAGACGCTGGGGCTGGAGATCCCCCGCACCCTGGTCACCAATGAGGCGGGCCAGGTACGGGCCTTCTTCGAAGAGGTGCAAGGCCGCATGGTGGCCAAGATGCTGACCCCCCTCAGCCAGTCCATGGAGGGGGGAAATCCCTTCGTGTACACGAGCGCGATCAGCCCCCCGCAGCTCGAACAGCTCGAGGGGCTCCGCCACAGCCCCATGGTGTTCCAGGAACGGATCGACAAGGCCCGTGAGCTGCGGGTGGTGGTGGTGGGCCCTCACTGCTTCGTGGGCGCCATCGACGCGTCCCGCTCGGTGGCAGGCCAGGTGGACTGGAGGCGGGCCGGTCCCGGAGAGTGCCGCTGGGAAGCCGGCGACGTTCCCCCCGCGGTGGCCGAACTCCTGGTGCGTCTGGTAGCGGCACTGGGGCTGGTGTACGGCGCCGTGGATCTCATCGTCACCCCAGAGGGGCGGCACGTCTTTCTCGAAGTGAACCCCGGGGGTGAGTGGGGAATGCTCGAGCGAGAGCTCGGCCTGCCCATCGCCGAGGCCCTCGCCGAATCCCTCGTCACCGGGGAGCGCGTCTCCCCTTCCTCACGCTGGAGCCCTCATGACCGTCCTCATCGTGACCCACTCCCATGACAACATGGCGCCCAGGGACGTCGCGCACGCCGTGGCGGCTCGCGGACATCGGGCCTACCGGTTCGACACCGACCTGTTCCCCACCCACCTGCGACTCACGCTCGACGAGCGGGGCGAGGGCCGCCTCTCGGGGCCGGAAGGCGTGCTCGACCTGGCAGAGGTGACCTCGGTCTGGTACCGCCGCAATGGCACCGGGACGCGCATCCCCCGGGAGATGGCCCCCCAGCTCCGCCAACCCTCCGTGGAGGAGAGCCGGCGCGTGGTGTCCGGGATGCTCGCGGCGCGCAGGGTGTTTCAGCTGGATTCACTCGAGGAGGTGCGACGCGCGGAGCACAAGCCGTTGCAGCTCGAGCTGGCGGGCGCCTTGGGGCTCGAGGTGCCCCGCACCCTGACCACCAATGATCCCGACGCGGTGCGGACATTCGCCGCGAGCTGTCCGGGCGGCGTGGTGACGAAGATGATGACCTCCTTCGCCGTCTACGGCGAACAGGGCGAGGAGCAGGTGGTGTTCACCACGCCCTTGCGCCCGGCGGACCTGGAGAACCTGGAGGGGCTGGACCTGTGCCCGATGACCTTCCAGGAGCGCATCCCCAAGGCGATGGAGCTGCGGGTCACGGTGGTGGGAGAGCGGGTGATGGCGGCCTCCATCGACTCGCAGGTCCTGCCGAGGGCCCGCGAGGACTGGCGCCGCGAAGGGGTGGCCCTCGCAGGTGCCTGGCAGCCCTACCTGCTGTCCGAGCCCATCCGGACGCGGGTGCTCCGGCTGATGGACCTGCTCAGGCTCAACTATGGCGCGCTCGACTTCATCGTCACGCCCGAGGGCAGACATGTCTTCCTCGAGGTGAACCCATCGGGTGAATTCCTGTGGCTGACCCAATCTCCCGGCATGCCCATCACCGATGCCCTGGCGGACGTGCTGACCGGGCGCTCGGCCCACAGGCCCGTTCTCACCTCCCTGGAGACCCGATAACGCGGACGCGTCCCCTCAGGGATGGGTTGCCTCACGCCCCTCTGAAATGGCATAGAACCTGACCGTTTGAACACAAAGAGGTCGGGGAGACGATGCAATTCGAGTTGGCGTTCGTACTGCTCTTCGCCGTGGCGACCGCCGTGGCCATCGTGGCGCGCTACTTCAAGTTTCCCTACACCGTGGCGCTGGTGGTGGCGGGGCTCGTGTTGGGCACGGCGCACGCCTTCGAGCCGCCCCACCTCACCAAGGGACTGCTCTTCGCGGTCATCCTGCCCGGCCTCATCTTCGAGGCGGCCTTCCACGTGGACTTCCGCAAGTTCTGGAAGAACAAGCTGGCCATCCACGCGCTGGCCATTCCCGGCGTCGTCGCGGCCGTGGCCCTCACGGCGCTCCTGCTGTCTCCCGCGGTGGGAGGGCTGAGCCTCGTCCAGGGCTTCGCCTTCATCCACGCGCTGGTGTTCGCCTCGGTCATCGTCTCCACAGACCCCATCGCCGTGGTGGGGCTCTTCAAGATGCTGGGCGTGCCCAAGCGCCTGGCCGTCCTGGTGGAGGGCGAGAGCCTCCTTAACGACGGCACGGCCGTCGTGCTCTTCAACCTCATCGTCGCCGTGGCGCTGGGGGGCGAGTTCACCACGAGTGGCGCCGTGCTGGACTTCGTCAAGGTCGCGGGCGTGGGCGCGCTCATCGGCGGGTTGGTGGGGTTCGCCGTCTCCCAGGTCATCGAGCGCGTCGAGGACGCGATGGTGGAAATCACCCTCACCGTCATCGCCGCCTACGGCTCATTCGTGGTGGCCGAGAACTTCCACTTCTCGGGTGTCATCGCCACGGTGGTGGCCGGCATGATGTGTGGCAACTGGGCCGCGAACACGGGCATGAGCGCCACCACCCGCGTCGCGGTGGAGAGCTTCTGGGAGTACCTGGCCTTCGCCCTCAACTCCATCGTGTTCCTGCTCATCGGCATGGAGGTGCAGCTCAATTCGCTGCTGGACTCCTGGGTCCCCATCCTCCTGGCCTACCTGGCCGTGCTGTTGGGCCGGGCGCTCGTGGTGTACGGCGTGTCCGCCCTGCTGCGCCTCTCTTCGGAGCGCGTGCCGTGGCGCTGGAGCGCGGTGCTCACCTGGAGCGGCCTGCGCGGCGCCATCTCCATGGTGCTGGTGCTGAGCCTCCCCGAGGACTTCGCCCACCGGGAGCTGCTGGTGAACATGACGTTCGGGGTGGTGGTGCTCTCCATCATCGTCCAGGGGCTCACCATGCCGCCGCTGCTCCGGCGCCTGGGCGTTACCGGGCAGCGGGACGTCTACCAGGAGAAGTATGAGCTGGCCCGGGGCCGCCTCGGCGCCGTCCACGCCGCCCTGGGCGCGCTGGAGTCCATGCGCCGCTCCCGCGACATTCCCGCCGATGTGCTGACCCAACTGGAGAAGGACTACGAGCAGAAGGCCAACGCGGCCGAGCAGGAGCTGTCCTCCCTCAAGCAGCAGACGAACCGCTTCCATGAGGAGGAGCACCAGGAGGCCGTGCGGCGCGTGCTCATCATCGAGAAGGACTCGCTGCTCAAGGCCTACCAGAAGGGGGCCATTGGCAAGGAGGCCTTCGAGCACCTGAGCACCGAGTTGGACGAGCGGCTGGCCCAGGCGAAGGACGCCGAAGCCCACGTCTCCCTCGATGATTCCTCGGTGGACGGAACACCCGTCCGCACCTGACCCACACCCCATCGTCCAGGCGCATCTTGGAATTCAGATTAAGCCATTCTATTTGATAGTTCTGCTTATACCCTCTAGGCTGTTCGCCCCCCGAATCTCCCCTGGAGGGTTCACATGCCTCTTGCCTCTGTCGGCTTACCGCCCAGAAGCGTTGCCCCGAGTCTCCGGGCAGCGCTGCTCCTGCTGACACTCCTGCCCCTGTTCGCCAGTTCGAGCGCGCACGCGGCCTTGTTGTCCCTGAAACGCCCCGCCACCGCCTCCTCCGTGGAGGGGGGCAACACGGCGGATCTCGCCGTGGACGGAAATACGGGCCTGCGGTGGGCCAGCGTCTGGAACGTGGACCCGCAGTGGCTCTCCGTGGACCTGGGCGCCACGGCCACCCTCGACCGGGTCAAGATTCAGTGGGAGGGCGCCTACGCCAAGGCCTACAAGGTCCAGGTCTCCCCGGACGGCGCCTCCTGGACGGACCTCTACGCCACGTCGGCAGGGGACGGCGGCGTCGATGACCTGACCCTCTCGGGCAGCGGCCGGTACGTACGGGTGTATTGCACCCAGCGCGCGCTCACCAACTACGGCTACTCCATCCTCGAGCTCGAGGTGTACGGCACCACGGGCGGAGGAGGGAACCCGGGCACCACGGTCCAGCTCGCACTGAAGCGCAGCACCTATGCCTCCTCGGTGGAGGGCGGCAACGCGGCGGACCTCGCCGTGGACGGCAGCACCGGCTCGCGGTGGGCCAGCGCCTGGGGCGTGGATCCTCAATGGATCTACGTGGACCTGGGCGCTCCCGCGCAGGTTAGCCGCGTCAAGATTCAGTGGGAGGGCGCCTACGCCAAGGCCTACAAGGTTCAAATCTCGAGCGACGAGCTCGCCTGGACGGACCTCTATTCCACGACGGCCGGAGACGGCGGTATCGACGACCTGACCCTCTCGGGCAGCGGCCGGTTTGTGCGCATCCTCGGCACGCAGCGGGCCCTGGCCGCGTATGGCTATTCTATCCTTGAGCTCGAGGTGTACGGAACGGGAGGGGTGAACACGCCCCCGGTGCAGTACGGCCCCAACGTGGCCTTGAACAAGCCGGCCACCGCCTCCTCCTATGAGCCCAACCCGCCCGTCGGCACCGCGGTGCCCGCCAACGCCGTGGATGGCAACCCGGCCACGCGCTGGGGCTCTAACGCCACGGACAACGAGTGGCTCACCGTCGATCTCGGCAGCAGCCGGACGATTGGCCGCGTGGTCGTGAACTGGGAGACCGCCGCGGGGCGTGTGTTCGACTTGCAGGTGTCTCCCAATGGCACGCAGTGGACGACCGTCTACCGCGAGCTGCGGGGCGCGGGGGGAGTCCAGACCATCCCCCTCTACACCACCGGCCGCTATGTCCGGTTGCAGGGCTATGCCCGGGCCACGAGCTTCGGGTACTCGCTCTATGAGTTCGAGGTCTACGACTACGTCGCGGGCCAGCCCCAGCCCACCTACACGATTCAGCCGCTGCCCACCCCGTCCAAGGTCCAGGTGGGCCAGGGCAGCTACCTGACGAACGATTACAAGATGCCGCAGCCGCGGTACCCGGGCTACCGCTCCAGCAATGTGACGACGCCCCTGCCCTCCAATGATTGGTGGCAGTCCATCCTCATCAAGCCGCAAGGCGACTACCTCGTCACCCTACCCCTGAAGTCCAAGTTCTTCAGCCAGGGGCTCGGCATCCTGAATCCCGGGGCAGGGTGGATCAACGGCGACCGCTCGGCCGTGAACGCGGACGGAAGCCCGGACCTGTACCTGCGCGCCACCAACATCGACACGTCCAAGATGGCCAACCGGGTGACCGGCTACAGCGACTGGTCCGTGGACGCCGTCCTCAGTGATGACACCACCGACAAGTTCAAGGTGACGTTCGTCAAGGGCTCGCCCTACCTCTACAGCCAGTTCAGCGATCCCAATTCGGTGGAGATCTACTCCTCCGTCATCACGCAGGTCTTCAACGAGAGCAACACCGCCATCCTCACCGCGGACGGCACGTCCGTGACGACTGACCGGATTGGCCTGAGGATCTCCAACACCGATGGCGGTGGCACGGCCCAGACGCGGTACTACGGCGTCTTCGCCCCGCCGGGCACCGTGTTCCAGAAGGTGGGCTCGAAGCTGAAGATCCGGCTGGGCAGCAGCCAGAACTACCTGGCCGTGGCGACCCTGCCCACTCCCACCGATCTGAACTACTTCCACCAGCACGCGTATGCCTTCGTGACGGGCACCCAAGTCAGCTACACCTACGACGAGGCGACCGCGCAGCTCACCACGGCCTTCAACCTCACGACGCAGCTGAAGCGCACGGGCTTTGCCAACACGACGCTGACCACCCTGCTGCCTCACCAGTGGAAGAGCACCTCGGCGGCGCTCACCGCGCTCACCTACCCGTCCGTGCGCGGCACGCTGAAGGTCCTCGACGGCAACGCGTTCACGACGGTGAACCGGTTCCACGGCATCGTTCCCCAGTTCCCCGAGCCCACCAACCCCGAGTACTCCCGGGCGCTGATGAGCCAGTACCTCCAGACGCTGGAGCGGCAGACGGCCAACACCCCGATGGCCGCCGATGCGTACTGGCAGGGCAAGCAGCTGCACCCGCTCGCCATGGGCGTGCTCGCCGCGGACAAGACCGGGGACACCGCCTACCGGGACCTGTTCCTCTCCCGCATCCGCACCATCCTCACCAACTGGTACACGTACACGGAGGGCGAGCCGGACTACTTCTTCTATTACAACCCGGACTGGGGAACGACGTACTACCGGGTCAGCGAGTTCGGCGCCAACACCGGCATCACGGACCACCATTTCACCTATGGCTACTACGTCTTCGCCTCGGCGGTGCTCGCTACCTATGACGCGAACTTCCGCACCCAGTACGGCGCCATGGTGGAGCACCTGATCCGCGACTACGCGAACCCCTCGCGCACCGACACGCTGTACCCGTTCTTCCGCAGCTTTGATCCCTACGAGGGCCACTCGTGGGCCGGTGGCTACGCGGACAACAACAACGGCAACAACCAGGAGGCGGCCGGCGAGTCCCTCTTTGGCTGGGTGGGCCAGTACCTGTGGGGCGTGCTCACCAACAACACCGCCTTCCGCAACGCGGGCATCTACGGCTTCACCACGGAGCTGAAGGCCGTCGAGCAGTACTGGTTCAACTATGACGGGGACAACTGGGTGCCCCAGTGGACCCACAAGTCGGTGGGCCAGGTCTACGGCTCGTCCAACTTCTACGGCACCTTCTTCAGCGCCGCGCCGGTCCACATCTACGGCATCCACTGGCTGCCCACCTCCGAGTACCTGACCAGCTACGGCTTCAATCCCACCAAGGCCGCGGCGCTCTACAACGGCTTCGTGACGGACAACGGCGGGCCGGAGAAGGAGTGGCAGCACGTCGTGTGGCCCATCCAGTCCCTGAGCAACGCGGCCGGAGCCATCAGCAAGTGGAACGCCTCCGTCGTGCAGCAGAACGAGGCCTTCAACACCTACTGGTTCATCCACAACATGGCCAGCCTCGGCCAGCGCACCACGGACATCTGGGCCACGGGCAAGGCGGCGGCCACCGTCTACAAGAAGGGCACCGTGTACTCGGCCCTCGTCTGGAACCCCACCGACGCCTCCCTCACGGTGACGTTCAAGAACGCCTCGGGCACCACGGGCACCGCCACCGTGCCCGCCCGGTCCCTGGTCCGGGTCAACCCGGTCCAGTAACGCAAGCGCCCCGGGTATCAGGGGCGGGAGGAGCTCCGTCCGTGGAGCTCCTCCCGGAAGGCATGGGCGACTTCCTCCTCCGTGGGAGGTTCGCCCTGGTTTCGCAGGAAGAGCTTCGAGAGGACGCTGATGTAGCCCTCTCCGAAGAGGGTCGTCACGGCCACCGCCGTGGCCGCGGAGATGGCGGCGCCCACGAAGGTGCCCACTCCCGGAATGAGCTTCAGCAGGCCCGAGACAATCGTCTGTCCCGAGAGCGTCGCCACCAGCCCCCCGCTCGCCGAGCTGAGCAACGTGGAGAGGAAGGCCTGGCTCAAGGGAAGGCCGAACACGGCGCTGATGCTCGCCAGCATGCTGATCTGCACGGGCACGATGACGAGCGCGTCCGAAAAGGGAATGGGCGTCGCGCCAATGGTCCCCGCCAGGGTGGCGGCGCTCCCCACGATGGCATGCGCCCGCGTCCGCTTCAGCGCCACGCTGACCTTCTGCGCGGCGGCGAAGGCATTGCGCTGGGCCTCGGGAACCAGATCCATCGTCACATCCACGAGTTCTTGCAGGCCGCGTGGCTCCAGCACATGCCCCTCATCGTCCTGCTCGCGCAGCGCGCGGACCCGCATGGCGTTTCGCGCCACGGGAATGAGCCGGAGCACCTCCTCGCGGAACCCCTGGTCCGAGCGGGCCTTGGTGATGACGCCCAAGACTGGCATGTAGCGGGCCAGCATCTCCGCGACGGCCGACTCGCCCTGCTCCACCCGGCGCGAGTCCTCGGAGAGACACACCCAGGCCACATGCAGGTGGCGCTTCGCATCGGCGTCCAGCGAGCGCGCGCGCACCTCCGCCTCGAGCTGGCGCGTCGTCTCCAGGTATTGGTCCATCTCCAGCCCGCGGGTGTCGAGGATGGTGACCGGCAACCCCTCCTTCGAATACTCCCGCGCGCTCTGGGTCACCGGACGGCCCTGCCCCGTCTCCGCCAGGTTGCCTTGGAAGACGGCGTTCACCAGGGTGCTCTTGCCCACCCCGCTGCGCCCGGCGATGACGATGTTGACCCGGCCCCGCTTGCTCAGGGCCTCCTCCAGTTGGCGCCTCACCTCGTCCGCGAGGTTGAAATCCATGGATGGAAGAACCTTTCTGTCTGACTCAGAGGTAGGTGGCGGCCAG encodes the following:
- a CDS encoding PhoX family protein, with protein sequence MRHGRSKWAFRTGRLMVASMTVLALSACSGDEGKEGIAGAPGTPGADGTPGTTGPQGPQGPEGPAGQGKTLHFTPIPAAVTDAEKRAAYASTKANVNGKDVAIRFEAVLRSGQSLTSQVFGRLTKKDGAPVKAQDGSDLISPSNDFSSLLQVGGKLFEVTHFETTPAAMYLSELRQETDGKLTATSTRPIDFSGVDGLWTPCAGSVSPWNTHLGSEEYPADARLYENATAVSGLSASERSMLRYWGLDAATASLAEAKAAYHPYRYGYVVEVAVDGAGSTTVKKHYASGRRALELAYVMPDRRTVYLSDDGTNDAFYMFVAKTAGDLSEGQLYAARWFQTSPAKEPWGRADLYWIPLGPSATDAQVKALIDTGIQFSQIFETEPQATDGTCPGAASGFRAINTETGRECLKLKTGQELAASRLESRRYAADVGATTEFRKTEGITFNPATNRLYVAFSEMNNGMIDNSSRDVGGPNHVQLAENYCGGVYELVVSRNAEVGSEYVAESASSLIEGVWLKAPGASLYPSNSPYFAPSFTLPDSSGVAQPAIGNVCSVNGIANPDNLTFIEGYDTLLIGEDSTDGHQNDMVWAYNVVTRSLTRIFSTPYGSETTGVYFFPNIGGHAYIKTQIQHPYGESDTDKVGADLGVRQSYAGYIGPFPAMD
- a CDS encoding microviridin/marinostatin family tricyclic proteinase inhibitor, with amino-acid sequence MKTKAKKQAQQGGKQPFFARLLEAQELDQAAGGKQVITTKKFPSDSDEVMVTLKYPSDSDEGYAR
- a CDS encoding MvdC/MvdD family ATP grasp protein, giving the protein MPPARGTVLLLTHSRDHYTVDRVAQALSRRGARPVRIDTDGFPSVLTLTSRLGPSGADVALRTATGKRRGQDIRAVWLRRLAPPRLDEALEPVWRDGCLRESLAAFEGFLDGLEAAGCSFINPLAAEQIAHNKLHQLRVAQTLGLEIPRTLVTNEAGQVRAFFEEVQGRMVAKMLTPLSQSMEGGNPFVYTSAISPPQLEQLEGLRHSPMVFQERIDKARELRVVVVGPHCFVGAIDASRSVAGQVDWRRAGPGECRWEAGDVPPAVAELLVRLVAALGLVYGAVDLIVTPEGRHVFLEVNPGGEWGMLERELGLPIAEALAESLVTGERVSPSSRWSPHDRPHRDPLP
- a CDS encoding MvdC/MvdD family ATP grasp protein, which encodes MTVLIVTHSHDNMAPRDVAHAVAARGHRAYRFDTDLFPTHLRLTLDERGEGRLSGPEGVLDLAEVTSVWYRRNGTGTRIPREMAPQLRQPSVEESRRVVSGMLAARRVFQLDSLEEVRRAEHKPLQLELAGALGLEVPRTLTTNDPDAVRTFAASCPGGVVTKMMTSFAVYGEQGEEQVVFTTPLRPADLENLEGLDLCPMTFQERIPKAMELRVTVVGERVMAASIDSQVLPRAREDWRREGVALAGAWQPYLLSEPIRTRVLRLMDLLRLNYGALDFIVTPEGRHVFLEVNPSGEFLWLTQSPGMPITDALADVLTGRSAHRPVLTSLETR
- a CDS encoding Na+/H+ antiporter, with the protein product MQFELAFVLLFAVATAVAIVARYFKFPYTVALVVAGLVLGTAHAFEPPHLTKGLLFAVILPGLIFEAAFHVDFRKFWKNKLAIHALAIPGVVAAVALTALLLSPAVGGLSLVQGFAFIHALVFASVIVSTDPIAVVGLFKMLGVPKRLAVLVEGESLLNDGTAVVLFNLIVAVALGGEFTTSGAVLDFVKVAGVGALIGGLVGFAVSQVIERVEDAMVEITLTVIAAYGSFVVAENFHFSGVIATVVAGMMCGNWAANTGMSATTRVAVESFWEYLAFALNSIVFLLIGMEVQLNSLLDSWVPILLAYLAVLLGRALVVYGVSALLRLSSERVPWRWSAVLTWSGLRGAISMVLVLSLPEDFAHRELLVNMTFGVVVLSIIVQGLTMPPLLRRLGVTGQRDVYQEKYELARGRLGAVHAALGALESMRRSRDIPADVLTQLEKDYEQKANAAEQELSSLKQQTNRFHEEEHQEAVRRVLIIEKDSLLKAYQKGAIGKEAFEHLSTELDERLAQAKDAEAHVSLDDSSVDGTPVRT
- a CDS encoding galactose-binding domain-containing protein, producing the protein MPLASVGLPPRSVAPSLRAALLLLTLLPLFASSSAHAALLSLKRPATASSVEGGNTADLAVDGNTGLRWASVWNVDPQWLSVDLGATATLDRVKIQWEGAYAKAYKVQVSPDGASWTDLYATSAGDGGVDDLTLSGSGRYVRVYCTQRALTNYGYSILELEVYGTTGGGGNPGTTVQLALKRSTYASSVEGGNAADLAVDGSTGSRWASAWGVDPQWIYVDLGAPAQVSRVKIQWEGAYAKAYKVQISSDELAWTDLYSTTAGDGGIDDLTLSGSGRFVRILGTQRALAAYGYSILELEVYGTGGVNTPPVQYGPNVALNKPATASSYEPNPPVGTAVPANAVDGNPATRWGSNATDNEWLTVDLGSSRTIGRVVVNWETAAGRVFDLQVSPNGTQWTTVYRELRGAGGVQTIPLYTTGRYVRLQGYARATSFGYSLYEFEVYDYVAGQPQPTYTIQPLPTPSKVQVGQGSYLTNDYKMPQPRYPGYRSSNVTTPLPSNDWWQSILIKPQGDYLVTLPLKSKFFSQGLGILNPGAGWINGDRSAVNADGSPDLYLRATNIDTSKMANRVTGYSDWSVDAVLSDDTTDKFKVTFVKGSPYLYSQFSDPNSVEIYSSVITQVFNESNTAILTADGTSVTTDRIGLRISNTDGGGTAQTRYYGVFAPPGTVFQKVGSKLKIRLGSSQNYLAVATLPTPTDLNYFHQHAYAFVTGTQVSYTYDEATAQLTTAFNLTTQLKRTGFANTTLTTLLPHQWKSTSAALTALTYPSVRGTLKVLDGNAFTTVNRFHGIVPQFPEPTNPEYSRALMSQYLQTLERQTANTPMAADAYWQGKQLHPLAMGVLAADKTGDTAYRDLFLSRIRTILTNWYTYTEGEPDYFFYYNPDWGTTYYRVSEFGANTGITDHHFTYGYYVFASAVLATYDANFRTQYGAMVEHLIRDYANPSRTDTLYPFFRSFDPYEGHSWAGGYADNNNGNNQEAAGESLFGWVGQYLWGVLTNNTAFRNAGIYGFTTELKAVEQYWFNYDGDNWVPQWTHKSVGQVYGSSNFYGTFFSAAPVHIYGIHWLPTSEYLTSYGFNPTKAAALYNGFVTDNGGPEKEWQHVVWPIQSLSNAAGAISKWNASVVQQNEAFNTYWFIHNMASLGQRTTDIWATGKAAATVYKKGTVYSALVWNPTDASLTVTFKNASGTTGTATVPARSLVRVNPVQ
- a CDS encoding YcjF family protein; the protein is MDFNLADEVRRQLEEALSKRGRVNIVIAGRSGVGKSTLVNAVFQGNLAETGQGRPVTQSAREYSKEGLPVTILDTRGLEMDQYLETTRQLEAEVRARSLDADAKRHLHVAWVCLSEDSRRVEQGESAVAEMLARYMPVLGVITKARSDQGFREEVLRLIPVARNAMRVRALREQDDEGHVLEPRGLQELVDVTMDLVPEAQRNAFAAAQKVSVALKRTRAHAIVGSAATLAGTIGATPIPFSDALVIVPVQISMLASISAVFGLPLSQAFLSTLLSSASGGLVATLSGQTIVSGLLKLIPGVGTFVGAAISAATAVAVTTLFGEGYISVLSKLFLRNQGEPPTEEEVAHAFREELHGRSSSRP